A region of Thermodesulfobacteriota bacterium DNA encodes the following proteins:
- the pheT gene encoding phenylalanine--tRNA ligase subunit beta — translation MRFSLSWLKEYVEINCSPEELAESLTMSGLEVESLEYMGKGLEGIIVAQIVDIRPHPNASKLVLCDVTDGTKHYNIVCGAKNMKTGDKVALAPSGTKLPPSVKFPDGILIQSAKIRGEQSEGMLCAENELGIGEEGDGIMILPDSSNIGNRLIDELGLDDVVFEVGVTPNRPDCLSVLGIAREVATILGGGIIYPDYIVREEGEDIVRLAQVEVYDREGCPRYSCRIVKDVKIGPAPDWLKKRLEASGIRSINNVVDITNYVLLELGQPLHAFDYDLIEGRKIVVRPAKDGEVIQTLDGVERHLTSEDLLICDAQKPVAIAGVMGGGNTEVSESTRSILLESAFFNPVRVRRTSKRTGLRSESSYRFERGVDPNGVVKALDRATELIRGLAGGEVSKGRIDIYPNPIEPREVKLSLKRVDSILGTHIEADKIKKITEGLGIETLAVKDSDMFLRIPTFRTDLTREIDLIEELARHYGYNRIPATLPVIPMMTAGLQRQKFLENRVKEILISSGFLEVINYSFEDPSLLGLFNGTAPLRILNPLSNEGSVMRTNLLTGIIKNVILNLNRQAQDIRLFETGKVYIPREYGLPKEITTIAAAATGRRQPELWDKEEFDFFDLKGILERIFEAFSISDKIRLMDSASSTGINFLHPGKSARILVEDEEAGYLGEIHPDYREKLEISKRIYLFELDLEKLYAASDDAKKQFTHLPKFPSVRRDIALVVDEDIPVGRILVELRKVESDLIEEVNVFDVFKGGTVDKGKKSVAISMILRSADRTLTDEEVEDVQIKGLNRLQSVFGAQLRKS, via the coding sequence ATGAGATTCAGTTTAAGCTGGCTTAAAGAATACGTCGAAATTAATTGCTCCCCAGAAGAGTTAGCCGAAAGCTTAACTATGTCCGGGCTGGAAGTAGAGTCCTTGGAATACATGGGAAAAGGGCTTGAGGGCATTATAGTAGCCCAGATAGTGGACATAAGGCCACATCCCAATGCGTCAAAACTGGTTCTCTGTGACGTAACCGACGGTACCAAGCATTACAACATTGTTTGCGGGGCAAAAAACATGAAAACCGGGGACAAGGTAGCCCTCGCCCCTTCGGGTACCAAGCTTCCTCCCAGTGTTAAGTTTCCAGACGGCATACTGATCCAGTCAGCAAAGATTAGGGGAGAACAATCTGAGGGCATGCTCTGTGCCGAGAACGAATTGGGAATAGGAGAAGAGGGAGACGGAATAATGATTCTCCCCGACTCCTCGAATATTGGGAACAGATTGATAGATGAGTTAGGTCTTGACGATGTAGTCTTTGAGGTCGGGGTTACGCCGAACCGCCCGGACTGCCTTAGTGTATTGGGAATAGCCCGGGAGGTAGCAACCATCCTGGGGGGCGGGATCATATATCCGGATTACATAGTTAGGGAGGAAGGAGAGGACATCGTAAGATTAGCCCAGGTGGAAGTGTATGACCGAGAAGGCTGCCCCAGATATTCCTGCCGAATAGTCAAGGACGTTAAAATTGGCCCTGCCCCCGACTGGCTAAAAAAGCGCCTGGAGGCATCGGGCATCAGGTCCATCAACAACGTAGTGGATATTACCAATTACGTACTACTCGAATTGGGACAGCCCCTTCATGCTTTTGACTATGACTTAATCGAGGGAAGGAAAATCGTGGTGAGACCGGCCAAAGATGGAGAGGTTATACAAACCCTCGACGGCGTGGAGAGACATCTGACCAGCGAAGATTTACTCATATGTGATGCGCAGAAACCGGTGGCAATCGCCGGGGTGATGGGTGGAGGTAATACCGAGGTTTCAGAGAGCACTAGGAGCATCCTCCTTGAGAGTGCTTTTTTTAATCCGGTCAGGGTTAGAAGAACCTCCAAGAGGACCGGCCTCCGTTCGGAGTCCTCATACCGGTTTGAAAGGGGAGTCGACCCTAACGGAGTCGTAAAGGCCCTGGACAGGGCTACCGAGCTTATAAGAGGGCTGGCTGGTGGGGAGGTGTCAAAAGGAAGAATAGATATCTATCCGAACCCGATCGAGCCCAGAGAAGTAAAACTCTCTTTAAAAAGGGTTGACTCTATTCTAGGTACTCACATCGAAGCGGACAAAATTAAGAAGATAACCGAAGGGCTGGGGATCGAGACGCTTGCCGTTAAAGACAGCGATATGTTTCTCCGGATCCCAACCTTCAGGACAGACCTTACCCGGGAGATAGACCTCATAGAAGAACTGGCCAGGCATTACGGATATAATCGTATTCCGGCAACCCTTCCGGTCATTCCTATGATGACGGCCGGTTTACAAAGACAAAAATTTCTTGAGAACAGAGTAAAGGAGATTCTCATATCCTCCGGTTTTCTCGAGGTAATTAACTACAGCTTTGAAGACCCGTCTTTACTCGGTTTATTCAACGGAACAGCACCGCTACGTATACTCAACCCGCTCAGCAACGAAGGCTCGGTCATGAGGACAAATCTATTGACCGGAATAATAAAAAACGTGATTCTTAACCTGAACCGCCAGGCCCAGGACATCAGGTTATTCGAAACAGGGAAGGTGTACATCCCACGAGAATACGGGCTTCCAAAAGAAATCACCACGATAGCCGCGGCGGCGACCGGAAGACGACAGCCGGAGCTATGGGACAAGGAAGAATTTGATTTCTTCGATTTAAAGGGGATATTGGAAAGGATATTCGAGGCTTTCTCTATTTCAGACAAGATAAGGTTGATGGATTCAGCCTCCTCAACCGGAATAAATTTCCTACATCCGGGCAAATCGGCAAGGATTTTGGTCGAAGACGAAGAGGCGGGATACCTGGGAGAGATTCATCCCGACTACCGAGAAAAACTGGAAATCTCCAAAAGGATTTATCTCTTCGAGCTCGACCTGGAAAAACTGTATGCGGCAAGCGACGATGCCAAAAAGCAATTTACCCATTTACCCAAATTCCCTTCCGTTAGAAGGGATATCGCTTTGGTCGTGGATGAAGATATACCGGTCGGGAGGATTTTGGTTGAACTTCGGAAAGTAGAATCCGATTTGATCGAGGAGGTAAACGTTTTCGACGTGTTCAAGGGCGGTACCGTAGATAAGGGGAAAAAGAGCGTGGCCATATCTATGATTCTCCGCTCGGCTGACCGGACCTTAACCGACGAGGAAGTTGAAGACGTCCAAATAAAAGGTTTGAATAGGCTTCAATCGGTATTTGGAGCTCAATTACGTAAGAGCTAA
- a CDS encoding LemA family protein has translation MGFLIFVVVIGLLIAVFVGIYNSLIKLRNMSEQSWSDIDVQLKRRYDLVPNLVETVKGYASHEKDTFEKVVQARNVAMQASSPGDKAQAENILQSTLKSLFALAESYPDLKANQNFVELQKELSNIEEQIQLSRRYYNAVVRDLNTKIESVPSNVVANMFGFAKKEYFELDSTEERKTPQVKFG, from the coding sequence ATGGGATTTCTGATATTTGTAGTCGTTATCGGCCTACTAATAGCCGTGTTTGTAGGGATATACAATTCCCTCATAAAGCTAAGAAATATGTCCGAACAGTCCTGGTCGGATATCGACGTTCAGCTCAAAAGAAGATATGACCTGGTTCCTAACCTGGTGGAGACGGTTAAGGGTTATGCGTCGCACGAGAAAGACACCTTCGAGAAGGTGGTTCAGGCAAGAAATGTGGCCATGCAGGCCTCTTCACCGGGGGACAAAGCCCAGGCGGAAAATATATTGCAATCCACTCTTAAAAGCCTCTTTGCCCTGGCCGAGAGTTATCCGGACCTCAAGGCCAACCAGAATTTCGTCGAGCTTCAGAAGGAACTCTCCAACATTGAGGAGCAGATCCAGCTATCCCGCCGCTACTATAACGCCGTCGTTAGAGACCTCAATACCAAGATCGAGTCGGTGCCAAGCAACGTAGTGGCGAATATGTTCGGGTTTGCCAAGAAGGAATATTTTGAGCTCGACTCGACCGAGGAGAGGAAGACCCCTCAGGTAAAGTTTGGGTAA